One Deltaproteobacteria bacterium genomic window, TATCGATCTTGACCAATCCGGCCTCCTCCACGGACTCCTTTTCCCATTGAAGAACCTGCAGGCCCTTTCGGGAGATCTCCACGGGACAGTAGCGGCGGATCTCATCAGGGACGATGACCACTCCGCCGCAGTGAAGGGAGAGATGATTGAGATGGTCCTCCAGTTGGACCGCGGCGGCGATGATCTCTTCCCAGGGTTTTCCAAAAGGAACGCCCCGCATCTTGGGATGGGCGGCCAGTTCCTGCCAGACCTTCTTGAGACGCCAACCATGGCCGATCTTCCTCGTGACCCGGCCGATCTCGGCCTCCCCCAACCCGAAAACCTTGGCCACCTCCCGGATGGCGGCCCGGGCGCCGTAGGTATTGTGATTGCCCACCATGGCGGTGCGCCGGTTCCCGTACCGGGTGAAGATATAGTCGATGACCCGGTCCCGCTCGTCCCAGGCAAAGTCCACGTCGATGTCCGGGGGATCCATCCGACCCGGATTCAGGAAACGCTCGAAGAAAAGATTGTGCCGGATAGGATCCACATGGGTGATTCCCAGGGCATAGGAGACGATGGAAGCAGCCGCACTCCCCCTGCCGCAGGACCGACGGGCCTTGCGGGCGATATCGGCCACCACCAGAAAGTAATGGGCGAAATTCTTCTCCCGGATGATCTTCATCTCGTAATCCACCCTGGCCCTCACCTCCGGGGTGATCTCCCCGTAACGCCTCCGGCACCCCTCCAGGGTGGCGGCATAGAGGCGTTCGAAGACCTCTCCGTCGTCCATATCCTCGAAACGGGGAAAAACGAGGGTTCCGAAGTTCCAGTCGGTGAGGCACCGCTCGGCCACGTCCAGGGTATTTCGGACGGCCTCGGGGACGTGAGGAAACTGGTCGATCATATCCCCCGGGGCGTTCAACACATTGTGTTCCCGGCAGGTATCTTCGGGGCCCAGGCGGGAAAGCTTGCTGTTGAGGGCCACGGCCCGGAGGATCCGGTGAAGCGGGTACTGGTCCCGGCGGAGGAGGGCGACGCGGTTGGTGGCCAGGGGAGGGATTCCGCAGCGGCGTGAAAAGGCAAGGCAAGCGGCCATGTTGTACCCCGGCGACATCTCCACGTAGAGATCCCGGGGGTCCCCTTTTTTGAGGGCCTTGAGGAGGCGGAAATCGTCGGAGATCACGATGAGTCCGCGGCGCCGGTCCCGTAGGGCCCGGAGAAGATCGAAGTCCCGGCGGCAGTGGCGGTCCGAGATGATGTGGCAGAGATCCGCGTACCCCTCCCGGCTGCGGACCAGCAACACGGCCCGGCTTCCCCCGGCCGTAAGCTCGCTTCCCACGATGGGGCGAATGCCCGTTTCCCTTGCGGCTTCCAGGAAAAAAAGCAGGCCGTAGAGACCGTTGGTATCGGTAAGCGCAAGCCGGTCCATGCCCAGGGCCCCGGCGGCCCGGCAAAGCTCCTCCGGGGTGCCCAGGCCCCAGCCCGGGGAGTAGTGGGAGTGGACGTTGAGATGGACAAAGCCCATGACAATTTCACCCGTGACAAGATTCGTGAGAAAGGTCTCCCTATCCTGCCGTTCTTCCGTACCGAACGGCCAAGTCCCCGTACTTCTCCCTGATCCGATCCAGGGCCCGGGTGAGGTTTTTCTCCTTCTCCGGAGCAGGATCCATCTCCGGAAAGAGGGAGAGCTGTGTATTACGGGGGGAGAGGTCCCGGAACCACACCTGCAGGAAGCGGACCCGCACCCGGCGTCGGCAGAGTTTGAAAAAGAGCCTCTCCAGGGGAGGATAGAGCTCGGAATCCCACCCGCTTTTCCGGGGTAAAAAGATCTCCCTGAGGACCTCTTCCCCGTCCGTGTACCGGAGCCGGAGCCCTGCCCTTCGGGGGAGAAGAGCGCGGGTCCGGAGGCGCCGGGAACACCGTTCCACCATCCCGTACAGGACTCCCAGCAGCCTCCCGTCGTCGTTTTCATCCTCGGGGAGGGTCGTCTCCTCGCTCACCCTGGGTTTTCGAGCCGGAGGATAAACCGGGGTGGGGTCGATACCGAGGGATCTCTGATGGATCACGTAGGCTGATCGGCCGAAAAGGAGCCCCAGGGTCCCCATGTCCAGGGCGGCGATTTCCCTTACCAGGGTGATGTTGAGTTCCTCCAGGAGAAGCCGTTTTCGCACATGCCCGATGCCGGGGAGCACATCCACCTTCAGGGGAGCCATGAAGGAGGACTCCTTTCCGTGGTCCACGTCCATGACCCCTTCCCTCCCCATCACCCGGGAGGCGATGCTGGAGACCATCTTGTTCCCCGATACGCCCGCAACCCCCGGAAGGGACAGCCGGTCCTTGACTTCCTTACGCAACCGCCAGGCCGTGTCCTTGGCGCGCCCCCAGAGGCGATCTGTGCCGGTCACGTCCAGGTAGACATGGCCGGCCCGGTAGGGTTCCCAAAGGGGGGTGTAGCAGGCCGCCATCCTCGTCAGGGCCCCGTAGGCGGTTTCGACAAGGGCGGGATTGGGCGGCAGTACGACCAGTCCCGGGCAGTATTCAAGGGCCCTCCTGAGGCGCATCCCCTTGAATACGCCCTCTCTGCGGGCCTCGGGGGAAGCGCACAGGACCAGACCCCGGTCACGACGGAGCGGGGCCACGACCACTGGGCGATCCCGCAACCTGGGCTCCCGGACCCGCTCCACCGCAATAGGAAAGGCCGGGATGTAAAGGTGTATGATATGGCGATTCAACGATTATTCACCTCTCCGGGCGCCACCCTTCCCTTGAAGAAAGGCCGGCAAAACTACTTGTATCTAAAAAGATCTCATCAAAATTTTGAAACGCTCAGTTTAGGTTGTAATATCTCATCACCCCCACCACCTTCCCCTCGATCCGGAAATCCCCTTCCCTGACGATGATAGGCTCCATCCCCTCGTGGGCGGGCCGGAGTTCCACGTGGTCCTTTCTTTTGTAATACCTCTTCACCGTGGCCTCGTTGTTGATGAGGGCCACTACGGTCTCCCCGTTCTCGGCCGTGGGCTGCTTCCGGACTACGATATAATCTCCGTCGAGTATCCCGTCCTCCTTCATGGAATTCCCCTTGACCTGGAGAACAAAGTGATCGCCCCGGCCGATCATGGAGGAAGGGACCTCGATCACGTCCACGGTCTCCACGGCCTCGATGGGCTTCCCACCGGCCACCCTTCCCAGGAGGGGAAATTCGAAGCGACGGGTCTCCACCGGGCTGATGACCTCGATGGCCCGTTTCCGGTTCTTCTTTTCGGGAAGCCGAATATACCCCTTCCGCTCCAGAATGCGTAGATAGGTGGTGACCGTGTTGTAGGAGGCGAATCCAAAGTGGGTACATATCTCATCGAAGCTGGGCGCCTGCCCCCATTGATCCATGTACCGGGAAATGTAGGCCAAAAAGGCCCGCTGTTTTTCCGTCAGTTTCATTCCGTCCCCCTTAGGCCCCCTTGAAAAACGCCCTCTTTTGCCCAATCTTCCGCCTTTGTCACGCCGTAGCCTTAGTGAAGGCGGAAGATTGTGAAGAATACCCATTTATGGATGGGCTTAAGCCTTGGTACTCGAGAATTTCAACTGTAACTGACTCATGAGCCGGAGTGACAATGGGCCTTTTTCAAAGGTTTCTCTGGAGCAAGTATTTCGCCTGAAAACCATCGCCCGCACCACCGGGGAAGGGGCATGGGGATCTTTTCGGAAGTGACCTGTTGGGAGGCCTGCCAGACAGCAGCAGGTAAACCTTCGTTATTTCAGGAGGTTAGGGATGGGGGAAACCCCGGCTCCCGCTTCAAAAAGCGGGAGATCGGCGGAGGGGGCAAAACTCCCCCGTCCCTAACCCCTTGAAACAACCAGGCCGGGAGACCCGGGAACGAGGAAAAGATCCCCATGCCCCTTTAATGTATGGATGCCTATCCTGCTTGGCACTCTAAGCGGGGCGGTTAAAATTTTCGTTGCCCCCTACGTGGCGGAGGTTTGACTTTGGATGGAGCCCCACGGGTAACCCCGTGGTCTCCCCAAATACCCGTCTTCGCCTTAGGCTTTGGGCGACATCACGCCGTAGCACAACAATTGTTTGCTCATTCATCCACGGGCAAGCCCGTGGTCTTCTGGGAAGGCAGATAAAATCAAACATTTTTCAAAGGTCTCTTCTGGAAACCAAATTTACATTAACCTTTATACTGTAAATTATACTGAAAGTCAAGCGGGGAGTCAATCCTCACCCCAGGGCGGAAGGGGGAAAATCCTTACCGGACGGTTTCGGAGGCCTTGGTTGAAACCAGCCGAGGATCATGGTATCCATTGGAGGAAATGGACATCTCCAGCATCCGATACCACGATCAGACGAGCTATGACCGTTTCCGCATGAGCGGCCACATGCTCGACTGGTCCGACCAACCCCGACCATTCAAGGAATATCCGGGGGTGGAGCCCGTCCCCCTTCCAGAAAAGGTCTCGCTCCCCGGGGAGTTCCTCTCCAGCATATTGAAGGAGGTCGGCGCCGGTGAAGAGGACTTCGAAGCCCTCACCCTTGAGCAACTATCCCGGGTCCTTCTCCTGAGCTACAGCCTGACGGCCAAGGTCCGCCACGGAGACGGGGATTTCCACTTCAGATCCGCGGCCTCGGCAGGGGCCCTCTACCCCACCGAGGTCTACCTGGCATCGAAAGGAACCGGAGGCCTGGAAGACGGTCTCTATCACTTTTCGATCCTGCGTCACGCCCTTAATCCCTTACGAAGGGGCAGGCTGTGTGCCCTGGTAAGGGAAATGATCCCCGGGGAAGGGGCTGGGGATCCCGCCGCCGTTTTCTTCTTCACCGCCGTCTTCTACCGAAGCGCCTGGAAATACAGGGACCGGGCTTACCGGTATCATCTCCTGGATACCGGGCATGTCCTGGAAAATCTCCTCCTGGCCCTGAAGGCATTGAAAATTCCCTGCATGCTCCACTATGATTTTGACGACCGCCGGGTCAACCGCCTCCTCGGAGTTGATGAGAGGAAAGAAGTCGCCCTGGCCTTGGCCTGTATACCAGCAAAATCCACGGCGG contains:
- a CDS encoding DNA polymerase IV gives rise to the protein MNRHIIHLYIPAFPIAVERVREPRLRDRPVVVAPLRRDRGLVLCASPEARREGVFKGMRLRRALEYCPGLVVLPPNPALVETAYGALTRMAACYTPLWEPYRAGHVYLDVTGTDRLWGRAKDTAWRLRKEVKDRLSLPGVAGVSGNKMVSSIASRVMGREGVMDVDHGKESSFMAPLKVDVLPGIGHVRKRLLLEELNITLVREIAALDMGTLGLLFGRSAYVIHQRSLGIDPTPVYPPARKPRVSEETTLPEDENDDGRLLGVLYGMVERCSRRLRTRALLPRRAGLRLRYTDGEEVLREIFLPRKSGWDSELYPPLERLFFKLCRRRVRVRFLQVWFRDLSPRNTQLSLFPEMDPAPEKEKNLTRALDRIREKYGDLAVRYGRTAG
- the lexA gene encoding transcriptional repressor LexA; the encoded protein is MKLTEKQRAFLAYISRYMDQWGQAPSFDEICTHFGFASYNTVTTYLRILERKGYIRLPEKKNRKRAIEVISPVETRRFEFPLLGRVAGGKPIEAVETVDVIEVPSSMIGRGDHFVLQVKGNSMKEDGILDGDYIVVRKQPTAENGETVVALINNEATVKRYYKRKDHVELRPAHEGMEPIIVREGDFRIEGKVVGVMRYYNLN